In Acidianus brierleyi, one genomic interval encodes:
- a CDS encoding mandelate racemase/muconate lactonizing enzyme family protein, whose translation MKIRDLEVIKLSSKEFYEKDALAVKEGAEHYMDVLVIKIVTENGEIGYGESIAYGALDAVSTTIEKVLKSIILDEEVAPISLWDKMYKATFRLGRRGIMISAISGVDIALWDILGKEFGSPIYSILGATNKRIKGYITGGYYRQDKDIEKLLEEVKSYVDKGFDTVKIKIGGLKIEDDLKRLKAIREEFENVSIAVDANNVYDFNTALRVGRELEKLGIMFFEEPIPTDFPSLSAELAKELDLSIAGYETAFTLYEFRDIILNHAVDIVQADAAWNGGITEMLRIGNFARAFGLPLIPHYSAGGIGFIASLHTALATNSPMIEYHLRYNPLREGLVGEIRYEGGEFIPPQKPGLGISLKEEYLEKYKVEK comes from the coding sequence ATGAAAATACGTGATTTAGAGGTAATCAAATTATCTTCAAAAGAATTCTACGAAAAGGACGCTTTAGCAGTGAAAGAAGGAGCAGAGCATTACATGGACGTTTTAGTTATAAAAATAGTGACTGAAAATGGAGAAATAGGATACGGAGAATCCATAGCGTATGGAGCTTTAGATGCAGTATCAACTACTATAGAAAAAGTCCTTAAGTCCATAATACTGGACGAGGAAGTTGCTCCAATAAGTTTATGGGATAAGATGTATAAAGCTACATTTAGGCTAGGAAGGAGAGGAATAATGATTTCTGCAATAAGCGGTGTAGATATTGCGTTATGGGATATTTTAGGTAAAGAATTTGGATCTCCAATCTATTCAATTCTTGGAGCTACAAATAAGAGGATAAAAGGATATATCACAGGAGGGTACTATAGACAAGATAAGGACATAGAAAAGCTATTAGAGGAAGTAAAAAGTTATGTAGATAAGGGATTTGATACTGTTAAAATAAAAATAGGAGGACTAAAAATTGAAGATGATCTAAAGAGATTGAAAGCAATAAGAGAAGAATTCGAAAATGTGAGCATTGCAGTCGATGCAAATAATGTATATGATTTTAATACGGCATTAAGAGTTGGAAGAGAACTTGAAAAATTAGGAATTATGTTTTTTGAGGAACCAATACCTACAGATTTTCCTTCTTTGAGTGCAGAGCTAGCTAAAGAATTAGATTTGTCTATAGCAGGATACGAGACTGCATTTACATTATATGAATTTAGAGATATTATCTTAAATCATGCAGTTGATATAGTTCAAGCAGATGCTGCATGGAACGGAGGAATTACGGAAATGCTGAGAATAGGGAATTTTGCCAGAGCGTTCGGTCTTCCTCTCATACCTCATTATTCTGCTGGAGGAATAGGATTTATAGCAAGCCTTCATACAGCTTTAGCTACTAATTCACCAATGATTGAGTATCATCTAAGATATAATCCTTTAAGAGAAGGACTAGTAGGGGAGATAAGATATGAAGGCGGAGAATTTATCCCACCGCAAAAGCCAGGTTTGGGGATTTCTTTAAAAGAGGAATACTTAGAGAAATATAAGGTGGAAAAATGA
- a CDS encoding AMP-binding protein, which produces MTEIISSNTSDTIALDYFGEKISFRKLNSMINSVSSQLNIQNGDIVIISMQNIPQFVISEFAVWKKGGIVLPINPSYSERELNFIIENSGAKLMIRSCEAISSKKIENITTNPESFHEIPNELKTKWKLIDCEEQLDFKSSSSEERLVYPDDLALLIYTSGTTGKPKGVPITHSNIFASSMIYKKWFNFSEKDKVLGIAPFFHVTGQIFHITTAILSGSEIDISYRFDPSLALRDVEEKKTTVTMSVATAYRAMLNVYDNEDLSSMRLWSSGGMPMPRALELEWKERIGQWIYMAWGLTETTSPATLWPYPYNGKLPVDKETGIVSSGIPVYNTEIKVAEDGEVLVRGPQVVSGYWKMDKFKDGWLPTGDVGKIVDGWIYIIDRKKDIIDASGFKIMPREVEEVIYMHPAVSEVAVVGLPDEYRGETVAAFIKLKNGYKASEELKEDIITFCKNNLAPYKVPKVLNFVDEIPKTPSGKIMRRVFRNENT; this is translated from the coding sequence ATGACAGAGATTATTAGTTCTAATACTTCAGATACAATAGCGTTGGACTACTTTGGTGAAAAAATATCTTTTAGAAAATTAAACTCAATGATAAATTCAGTATCATCGCAACTAAATATACAAAATGGAGATATTGTTATAATTTCTATGCAAAATATTCCTCAGTTCGTAATCTCTGAATTTGCTGTATGGAAAAAAGGCGGAATCGTGCTACCTATAAATCCTTCTTATTCAGAAAGAGAATTGAACTTTATTATAGAAAATTCTGGAGCTAAATTAATGATAAGATCGTGTGAAGCTATAAGTAGCAAAAAAATAGAAAATATAACTACTAATCCAGAGTCATTTCACGAGATACCTAATGAGCTAAAGACTAAATGGAAGTTGATAGATTGCGAAGAACAACTTGACTTTAAGTCTTCTTCTAGTGAAGAAAGATTAGTTTATCCTGACGATTTAGCTTTATTAATTTATACTTCTGGGACTACTGGTAAGCCTAAAGGTGTTCCAATAACTCATTCAAATATTTTCGCTTCATCAATGATCTATAAAAAATGGTTTAATTTTTCTGAAAAAGATAAAGTTTTAGGTATTGCTCCTTTCTTTCATGTAACTGGTCAAATTTTTCACATAACCACTGCAATACTTTCAGGAAGTGAAATAGATATTTCCTATAGATTTGATCCTTCGCTTGCGCTCAGAGATGTTGAAGAAAAGAAAACTACTGTTACAATGAGCGTCGCTACAGCATATAGGGCAATGCTTAACGTATATGATAATGAGGATTTATCGAGTATGAGGCTATGGTCATCTGGAGGAATGCCAATGCCTAGAGCACTAGAATTAGAATGGAAGGAAAGAATAGGGCAATGGATTTACATGGCCTGGGGTTTAACAGAAACTACTTCCCCGGCAACTTTATGGCCTTATCCTTATAATGGTAAACTCCCAGTAGATAAGGAAACTGGAATAGTAAGTTCTGGAATTCCTGTATATAATACAGAAATCAAGGTAGCAGAAGACGGGGAAGTATTAGTAAGGGGACCTCAAGTCGTATCCGGATATTGGAAGATGGATAAGTTCAAAGATGGATGGTTACCTACTGGAGATGTCGGTAAAATAGTTGATGGTTGGATTTATATTATTGACAGAAAAAAGGACATAATTGATGCTTCTGGTTTTAAGATAATGCCTAGAGAAGTAGAAGAAGTTATTTACATGCATCCTGCAGTAAGCGAGGTAGCAGTAGTTGGTCTACCAGATGAGTATAGGGGAGAGACCGTAGCGGCTTTTATAAAACTTAAAAATGGTTACAAAGCAAGCGAGGAACTTAAGGAAGATATTATAACTTTCTGTAAAAATAATCTAGCTCCATATAAAGTTCCAAAAGTATTAAATTTTGTTGATGAGATTCCAAAAACTCCTTCTGGAAAGATAATGAGGAGGGTATTTAGAAATGAAAATACGTGA
- a CDS encoding beta-ketoacyl-ACP reductase, whose translation MKVAIVTGAGSGIGYATSIKLASKGYTVVMGDISKDVVDKAEKVASLTKSRTLGLTVDVSDWNSCKEFYENILKGLNIDHVDILVNNAGIIRDALFVKMTPEQWDQVIKVHLYGTFNCTKQVIDGMIKQKWGRIINMSSASWQGNIGQANYSAAKAGIIGFTKTLARELGKYGITVNAIVPGFIDTPMTASVPDKVKKIIIDRIPLGKMGTPEDVANVISFLCSDEASYLTGDIIDVTGGLVL comes from the coding sequence ATGAAAGTAGCAATTGTAACTGGAGCAGGTAGTGGAATAGGTTATGCAACTTCTATAAAATTAGCATCGAAAGGATACACAGTAGTAATGGGAGACATATCTAAGGATGTTGTTGATAAAGCAGAAAAAGTTGCGTCGTTAACTAAATCTAGAACACTAGGTTTGACTGTGGACGTTTCAGATTGGAATTCATGTAAAGAGTTTTATGAAAATATATTAAAAGGACTTAACATAGATCACGTTGATATATTGGTAAATAATGCAGGAATTATAAGAGACGCGTTATTTGTAAAGATGACTCCAGAGCAATGGGATCAAGTTATAAAAGTTCATCTTTATGGAACTTTTAATTGTACTAAACAAGTCATTGATGGCATGATAAAACAAAAATGGGGAAGAATAATAAATATGTCGTCAGCGAGTTGGCAAGGTAATATAGGTCAAGCGAATTATTCTGCAGCAAAAGCAGGAATAATCGGTTTTACTAAAACTCTTGCTCGAGAATTAGGTAAGTATGGAATAACTGTAAACGCTATAGTTCCAGGCTTTATCGATACGCCCATGACCGCGTCAGTGCCCGATAAAGTTAAAAAAATTATAATTGACAGAATCCCACTAGGAAAAATGGGTACTCCAGAAGATGTAGCCAACGTTATTTCATTCCTTTGTTCAGATGAAGCTTCTTACCTAACTGGAGATATAATAGATGTAACAGGAGGACTGGTATTGTGA
- a CDS encoding MFS transporter translates to MSSSPGKDQIQNGIKEIYNTVLSTKNITARYIAILALASLWLDAYDFASMSFATASLENTFPNVSSLLISFSIGVIDLGALFGAIIGGWLNDRIGRRDMFILNMILFIFMAVLGGFSTNIYELTVFRGLLGFALGADTATGFTYIFEYLEREQRLFWSNLWQLQWYIMYLVTIGFILLPFYFIEHSLTTPILWRVIMIVGGVIAAVILGFRSKIPESVLWLAYQGKLATAKKIIKKTYGIDLPNVPDVDVFIRPVGKGVKSAFSIFKASKWRELVYSFNGNFEQGFIFYTFGFYIPYILLALKLVGPLASLEALSILYAGGIIGGYLTAWLTPRIGTKSQYVIGAVGEGTSVGLIALTYILHLPLQYFVFFSFLFFFFHVIGPASQGMTSINTFFGTAERGTAAGWGYSWVKLAAIIGLLIGLAGVKVNPIGMTLGLAAYGIATGILGLFIGYDTRKYKLEDVAELTEKPQKV, encoded by the coding sequence ATGAGTTCTTCACCAGGGAAAGATCAGATACAAAACGGTATAAAAGAAATTTATAATACTGTACTGTCAACAAAAAATATTACTGCTAGATATATAGCTATACTAGCGTTAGCGTCTCTATGGTTAGACGCATACGATTTTGCCTCGATGTCTTTCGCCACTGCTTCTTTAGAAAATACTTTTCCTAATGTATCCTCATTACTAATCTCCTTCTCTATAGGAGTTATTGATCTAGGAGCTCTTTTTGGTGCAATAATTGGAGGATGGTTAAATGATAGAATAGGCAGAAGAGATATGTTCATACTTAACATGATACTATTTATATTCATGGCTGTTCTAGGCGGTTTTTCTACTAACATATACGAATTAACGGTATTTAGGGGTCTATTAGGCTTTGCTCTGGGAGCTGATACTGCTACAGGATTTACATATATCTTTGAATATTTAGAAAGAGAACAGAGACTTTTCTGGAGTAATTTATGGCAACTTCAATGGTATATAATGTATCTTGTTACTATTGGTTTCATCCTTTTACCATTTTATTTCATAGAACATAGTCTTACAACACCTATATTATGGAGAGTTATAATGATAGTAGGTGGAGTTATAGCTGCCGTAATTTTAGGTTTTAGAAGTAAAATACCAGAGTCGGTATTATGGTTAGCATATCAAGGAAAACTAGCTACTGCTAAGAAAATAATTAAAAAGACCTATGGAATAGATTTACCTAATGTTCCTGATGTAGATGTTTTTATAAGACCTGTAGGTAAGGGCGTAAAGAGCGCATTTAGTATTTTCAAAGCTAGTAAGTGGAGAGAGTTAGTATATAGCTTTAATGGCAATTTTGAACAAGGATTTATTTTCTATACATTTGGATTTTACATTCCATACATCTTATTGGCACTAAAATTAGTAGGCCCATTAGCTAGTTTAGAAGCTTTATCAATCTTATATGCTGGAGGAATTATAGGAGGATATTTAACTGCATGGCTAACTCCAAGAATTGGTACTAAATCCCAATATGTAATAGGAGCAGTAGGAGAAGGCACTTCAGTAGGTTTAATAGCACTTACATATATTCTTCATTTACCTCTTCAGTATTTCGTATTCTTCTCCTTCCTATTCTTCTTCTTCCATGTAATAGGACCTGCTAGCCAAGGAATGACCTCAATAAATACATTCTTCGGTACGGCTGAAAGAGGTACTGCTGCAGGATGGGGATATTCATGGGTGAAACTAGCAGCAATAATAGGATTACTTATAGGACTTGCTGGGGTCAAAGTAAATCCAATTGGAATGACATTAGGACTTGCAGCGTACGGAATAGCCACCGGAATCTTAGGCTTATTTATAGGATATGACACAAGAAAATACAAACTTGAGGACGTCGCAGAATTAACTGAAAAACCTCAAAAGGTTTAA
- a CDS encoding helix-turn-helix domain-containing protein: protein MDKLKYYFSIKLKHLDCWSTHTPFSYSDFLLSEQNGLGILKAKRLAIITDNEPKKVIKNVLSKDDSIIDYEIDNLSDSNRMKIFSIEMVQKEERTVLSKLMNLDINLLSSKILDGIETYEFISSKETANNIRSSFASDNVKIISLSYMKINNEIIMKLLSRGVTDVMLTEKQKAIIKRAKDLGYFNVPRNIDLEDLAEEFGISKMGASLLLRNTIKKLLDIL from the coding sequence ATGGATAAGTTAAAATATTATTTTTCAATTAAGCTTAAACATCTTGACTGTTGGAGTACTCATACTCCTTTTTCCTATTCCGATTTCTTATTAAGTGAGCAGAACGGTCTAGGAATATTGAAAGCTAAAAGATTAGCAATAATAACTGATAATGAACCTAAGAAAGTTATAAAGAACGTTCTTAGTAAGGATGATAGTATAATTGACTATGAAATAGATAATCTCTCAGATTCCAACAGAATGAAAATATTTTCTATAGAAATGGTGCAGAAGGAGGAGAGAACTGTTCTCTCAAAACTAATGAACTTAGATATAAATCTTCTTTCTAGTAAAATTTTGGATGGTATAGAAACATATGAATTTATATCCTCTAAAGAAACTGCCAATAACATAAGGAGTAGTTTCGCTAGCGATAACGTTAAAATAATAAGCCTAAGCTATATGAAAATTAACAATGAGATAATAATGAAATTATTATCTAGAGGGGTGACGGATGTAATGTTAACTGAAAAACAGAAGGCTATAATAAAAAGAGCTAAGGATCTAGGTTATTTTAACGTGCCTAGAAATATAGATTTGGAAGATCTAGCAGAAGAATTTGGAATTAGTAAAATGGGAGCTTCGCTACTACTAAGAAATACAATAAAAAAATTGCTTGATATTTTATAA
- a CDS encoding SDR family oxidoreductase, with product MDLGLKGTVAIVTGGSQGIGKGIIKILLKEGVRVVDFDVKNPDYEIDYFKVDVSKKEEVIKGIEYVVSKYGRIDSIINNAGIESYGAVDETSEEDWDNIMNVNVKGAFLMAKYSIPYMKKQGKGVIINIASIQSMAVQKRVAAYATSKHALLGLTRSIAVDYAPQIRCVAICSGSIRTPLLEWAAEKEVGKEHIEDKIREWGEVYPMGRVGNSEDIGYLTAFLLSDLASFIDGTCIVIDGGLISLIPISSPAR from the coding sequence ATGGATTTAGGGTTAAAAGGTACAGTAGCTATTGTTACTGGCGGTTCCCAAGGAATAGGCAAAGGTATAATCAAGATTTTACTGAAAGAAGGCGTTAGAGTAGTTGATTTTGACGTTAAAAACCCAGATTATGAAATAGATTACTTTAAGGTAGACGTATCTAAGAAGGAAGAAGTCATCAAAGGAATAGAATATGTTGTCTCAAAATATGGAAGAATAGATTCAATTATAAATAATGCTGGTATTGAAAGTTATGGTGCTGTCGATGAAACTAGTGAAGAAGATTGGGACAATATAATGAATGTTAATGTAAAGGGAGCTTTTCTTATGGCTAAATATTCTATACCTTATATGAAAAAGCAGGGTAAAGGTGTGATAATCAATATAGCATCAATACAGAGTATGGCTGTACAGAAAAGAGTAGCTGCATATGCTACAAGTAAGCATGCGTTGTTAGGACTGACTAGAAGTATAGCAGTAGACTACGCTCCTCAAATCAGATGTGTAGCAATATGTTCCGGGTCAATAAGAACACCATTGTTAGAATGGGCAGCAGAAAAGGAGGTTGGAAAAGAACATATTGAAGATAAAATAAGAGAATGGGGAGAAGTTTATCCGATGGGAAGAGTAGGAAATTCTGAAGATATAGGATACCTAACAGCTTTTCTTCTCTCAGACTTAGCTTCATTTATAGACGGCACTTGTATTGTGATTGATGGAGGATTAATTTCGTTAATACCTATAAGCAGTCCAGCTAGATAA
- a CDS encoding ABC transporter ATP-binding protein: MLGLYEVSAGYGKTEVLHDVSFEIKENGIYILLGRNGAGKTTTLRVIAGVLPPFKGKIKKEGNIGYLSHSFALPQEMSVKESLEFFSQIIGGDPNNVIGRFHLEDILDKRISSLSQGQKKKLSLAKVFLKDYNIYLLDEPTENLDPILASEIRKLIVSLSKSKIIIYTSHNLYEAREIGNYVIVIDKGSISLFKPINEIKLREYTIGIRASEDLSKILKGKYQGDYFVINLNDPAEVNSIIQELMRRNINIFEIKEMRNPLEDLLR, translated from the coding sequence ATGTTAGGTCTGTATGAGGTTAGTGCAGGATATGGGAAAACTGAGGTTTTACACGACGTATCTTTTGAAATAAAGGAGAATGGAATCTATATACTTCTTGGTAGGAACGGAGCAGGTAAGACGACTACTTTGAGGGTGATAGCTGGTGTTCTTCCACCTTTTAAAGGTAAGATAAAGAAGGAAGGCAACATAGGGTATCTTTCTCATTCTTTTGCTTTGCCTCAAGAAATGTCAGTAAAGGAATCGTTAGAATTTTTCTCTCAAATAATTGGAGGAGATCCGAATAACGTTATAGGTAGATTCCATTTGGAAGATATATTGGATAAGAGAATATCGAGTTTATCCCAAGGTCAGAAGAAGAAATTGTCATTAGCTAAGGTATTTCTTAAAGATTATAATATATATCTTTTAGACGAACCTACAGAAAATCTAGACCCTATCTTAGCTTCAGAAATAAGAAAATTGATAGTATCTTTATCCAAGAGCAAGATTATAATATATACTTCCCACAATCTGTATGAAGCTAGAGAAATAGGAAATTATGTTATAGTTATAGACAAAGGAAGTATTTCATTATTCAAACCTATAAACGAAATAAAATTAAGAGAATATACAATAGGGATTAGAGCATCAGAAGATTTGTCTAAAATTCTTAAGGGTAAATATCAAGGAGACTATTTTGTAATAAATCTTAATGATCCTGCAGAAGTTAATTCTATAATCCAAGAGCTAATGAGAAGGAATATCAATATATTTGAAATTAAAGAAATGAGAAATCCCCTAGAAGATCTTTTGAGGTGA
- a CDS encoding ATP-binding protein: MEEGIKSFIAEWLTSALPNIIERDLSLPLDKDYVITVTGGRRSGKTFLLYQTIKKIIEGGLASHDEILYVDFDDYRLKNMTVNDLDKIILSFEELIGKTPKYIFFDEIQDVKDYGSWFRKRLNARIFLSGSSSQLTPLNIANELRGRSVNYEVYPLSFKEFLRFKGFIYNPLMDYTLQRGKILSFLKEYLQFGSYPAVVIEKDKVQLLRSYFDSVIVRDLSIVKPNITEVFASFLIANYSNPITVNRVYNYMKGLGIKIGKDTILELFSKAKETYFSFLVEEFEKSESKRRANPKKLYIIDTGYPTALGYEFSISRAMENVVYLELLRRGCKEVFYWKGKRREVDFVVSKNFEPKILIQVTYAMDKIEEREMEGLKEASSSLKADEGIIITWDYEGEVDGFKAIPLWKWLLNSK, encoded by the coding sequence ATGGAAGAAGGAATAAAGAGCTTCATAGCAGAATGGCTTACTTCAGCATTACCTAATATAATAGAAAGGGACTTATCCTTACCTCTAGACAAGGATTACGTAATTACAGTAACCGGTGGGAGAAGAAGTGGCAAAACTTTCCTTCTCTATCAGACAATAAAGAAAATAATTGAAGGAGGGTTAGCTTCCCATGACGAAATCTTATACGTTGACTTTGACGATTATAGGTTAAAAAACATGACTGTTAACGATTTGGATAAGATAATTTTGTCCTTTGAAGAACTTATCGGCAAAACTCCTAAGTATATTTTCTTTGATGAGATTCAAGATGTAAAGGATTACGGTAGTTGGTTTAGGAAGAGGTTAAACGCTAGGATATTTCTCTCAGGCTCGTCTTCACAACTAACGCCTTTAAATATAGCTAATGAACTTAGGGGAAGAAGTGTTAATTATGAAGTTTACCCTTTATCTTTTAAGGAATTCCTTAGGTTTAAAGGGTTTATTTATAATCCCTTGATGGACTATACTCTGCAAAGAGGAAAAATACTCTCCTTTCTGAAGGAATATTTGCAGTTCGGTTCTTATCCTGCCGTTGTAATTGAGAAAGATAAGGTTCAACTATTGAGGTCATATTTCGATTCAGTAATAGTCAGAGATCTTTCTATAGTTAAACCTAATATTACTGAAGTCTTTGCAAGTTTTCTTATAGCAAATTACTCCAATCCTATTACCGTGAATAGAGTTTATAATTATATGAAAGGGTTGGGAATTAAAATAGGTAAAGATACTATTCTGGAACTGTTTTCAAAGGCTAAAGAGACTTACTTTTCATTCCTAGTTGAGGAATTTGAAAAGAGCGAAAGTAAAAGAAGAGCTAATCCTAAAAAGCTCTATATAATCGATACTGGTTACCCAACAGCTTTGGGTTACGAATTCTCAATTTCTAGGGCAATGGAGAACGTAGTATATCTTGAGTTATTGAGAAGGGGATGCAAGGAAGTATTTTACTGGAAAGGTAAAAGGAGAGAAGTTGACTTCGTTGTATCTAAAAATTTTGAACCTAAGATTTTAATTCAAGTAACCTACGCTATGGATAAGATAGAGGAAAGGGAGATGGAAGGACTTAAAGAGGCAAGCTCGTCTTTGAAAGCTGATGAGGGAATAATAATAACTTGGGATTATGAAGGAGAGGTGGACGGATTTAAAGCAATACCTTTGTGGAAGTGGCTATTAAATAGCAAGTAA
- a CDS encoding CBS domain-containing protein, producing the protein MRVNELLDIKFSDMLKKQTLMIDTNSSIADAASEMIRNNINSLLVAEKGKLVGIVTDKDIVKAVANKLDPSSNIQKIMTRTVITINGDEDVLEVLDTMLNNEIRHLVIRKNGNIVGTITRRDIISYILLFSKEWPSSWR; encoded by the coding sequence ATGAGAGTAAATGAACTATTAGATATAAAATTCAGCGATATGCTTAAGAAACAGACATTAATGATTGATACTAATTCCAGTATAGCGGATGCTGCCAGTGAAATGATTAGGAATAACATCAACTCTTTATTAGTTGCCGAAAAAGGTAAACTTGTAGGTATAGTTACTGATAAGGATATTGTTAAGGCAGTAGCAAATAAACTCGATCCGTCATCAAATATTCAAAAAATAATGACTAGAACAGTTATAACAATAAATGGAGACGAAGATGTTTTAGAAGTTTTAGATACCATGCTAAATAATGAGATAAGGCACTTAGTAATTCGAAAGAATGGAAATATCGTGGGAACTATAACTAGAAGAGATATTATTAGTTACATTCTACTTTTCTCTAAAGAATGGCCTAGTTCCTGGAGATAA
- a CDS encoding YbjQ family protein — protein sequence MSFAENQILVTNAEELPGYKIVEVRGLVIGITVRSRGLGGNIVASLRSLVGGEIKEYIELAEQARLQALQRMIDNARTLGANAVINVRFDSNELAQNMDEIIAYGTAVIVTKNS from the coding sequence ATGAGTTTTGCAGAAAATCAAATTCTAGTTACTAATGCAGAAGAATTACCTGGATATAAGATAGTTGAAGTTAGAGGATTAGTAATAGGGATAACAGTAAGATCCAGAGGTTTGGGAGGTAATATAGTAGCCTCATTAAGAAGCCTAGTTGGAGGTGAAATCAAAGAATATATAGAATTAGCTGAACAAGCTAGATTACAAGCACTACAAAGAATGATTGATAACGCTAGAACTCTTGGAGCAAATGCAGTTATAAATGTTAGGTTCGACTCTAACGAACTAGCTCAAAACATGGATGAGATAATAGCTTATGGAACTGCAGTAATTGTAACTAAAAACAGTTAA
- a CDS encoding AAA family ATPase, giving the protein MKPKEDPKDLFDREEELQKLKNGINYPVSLLLGLRRSGKSSLVKVLMKEEDAIWIYLDLRKYETKTFITYKDVIIELEKALNRFPQRIKKLLEGIKGINVAGLEIKLNWGKQKVEISEIFDKLSEISEKEDKKVIIVFDESQELRKLKGYNLLNPLAYAYDNLKIRFLFTGSEIGMVYRFLKIKDPNSPLFGRAMTEITIHPFTKEKAIEFLKKGFEEVKINLDEKLLEDVYNNIGGIPGWLTYYGFNYIQEKDHEEALNKTIELAVSLIKKEFRNFLKGREEAKERYYTIMGVCKKGCRWSESKRAIEAKEGVRIDDKKLTELLQNLIDASFLIKENEIYRPADILIEKAF; this is encoded by the coding sequence ATAAAACCTAAGGAGGATCCTAAAGATTTATTCGATAGAGAGGAAGAGCTTCAAAAGCTTAAAAATGGAATAAATTATCCTGTTTCACTCTTATTAGGTTTAAGGAGGAGCGGTAAGTCTTCTTTGGTCAAGGTTTTAATGAAGGAAGAGGATGCTATATGGATATACTTAGATTTGAGGAAATACGAAACTAAAACTTTTATAACTTATAAGGATGTAATAATAGAACTTGAAAAAGCATTAAATAGATTTCCTCAAAGAATAAAGAAATTACTTGAAGGAATAAAGGGGATCAATGTTGCTGGTTTAGAAATAAAACTGAATTGGGGAAAACAAAAGGTAGAAATATCTGAAATATTTGATAAACTTTCTGAAATAAGTGAAAAAGAAGATAAAAAGGTTATAATAGTGTTTGATGAATCTCAGGAACTTAGAAAGCTAAAAGGATATAATTTACTTAATCCGTTAGCCTATGCTTATGATAATCTAAAAATTAGGTTCTTATTTACTGGAAGCGAAATAGGCATGGTATATAGATTTTTAAAAATTAAAGATCCTAATTCGCCGCTTTTCGGTAGGGCAATGACGGAAATTACTATACATCCCTTCACTAAGGAAAAGGCTATAGAATTTTTAAAAAAAGGATTTGAAGAAGTGAAGATTAATCTCGATGAGAAATTACTTGAAGATGTATATAATAATATAGGAGGAATTCCAGGTTGGTTAACATATTACGGTTTTAATTACATTCAAGAAAAGGATCACGAGGAAGCCTTAAATAAAACTATAGAGTTAGCTGTTTCTTTAATAAAGAAAGAATTTAGGAATTTTCTAAAAGGAAGAGAGGAGGCTAAGGAAAGATATTATACAATAATGGGCGTTTGTAAAAAAGGTTGTAGATGGAGTGAATCTAAAAGAGCTATAGAAGCTAAGGAAGGGGTTAGAATTGACGATAAGAAATTAACTGAATTATTACAAAACTTAATTGACGCTTCTTTTCTAATTAAGGAAAATGAAATATATAGGCCTGCGGATATCTTAATAGAGAAAGCATTTTAG
- a CDS encoding AbrB/MazE/SpoVT family DNA-binding domain-containing protein: MERIIRVGKRNAIYIPKDIAESINLKEGDKIELIVKEGDKIELIPLRKPTKYWAEIDVNEVEEIGEEISKSLGINS, from the coding sequence ATGGAAAGAATAATAAGAGTTGGGAAAAGGAACGCTATCTATATTCCAAAAGATATAGCCGAGAGTATAAACTTGAAGGAGGGAGACAAAATAGAGCTAATTGTGAAGGAGGGAGACAAAATAGAGCTAATACCCCTTAGAAAGCCGACTAAGTATTGGGCAGAAATAGACGTAAATGAGGTAGAAGAGATTGGAGAAGAAATTAGTAAATCTCTCGGAATTAATAGTTGA